A genomic window from Algoriphagus sp. Y33 includes:
- a CDS encoding LytTR family DNA-binding domain-containing protein: protein MITIAIIDDEQHCIDRVTAFLEPYGNQIRRLCFYTADEAVKGIDSLCPDIVFLDVQLYDKTGFDVLSAISFTDFCLIFTTAYEQYAIDAFKFSAIDYLLKPIDREDFDKAMRKAIKKVEQAQLNERINVLLGHLSPANIPKKIGIPSREGFSFLDISEIVRCEANVNYTELFTKDGKKHTVSKTLKHFEEILTTYGFFRIHNSHLINLSYVKGYAKSGYVTLIDNLKLEISVRRKDAFIKACNGFLSI from the coding sequence ATGATTACAATAGCGATAATAGACGACGAACAACATTGTATCGACCGTGTGACGGCTTTTTTGGAACCTTACGGCAACCAAATAAGGCGGTTATGTTTCTATACAGCCGACGAAGCTGTAAAGGGAATTGATAGCCTGTGTCCCGATATAGTGTTTTTGGATGTACAGTTGTATGACAAGACGGGTTTTGATGTCCTTTCTGCTATCTCTTTTACGGATTTCTGCCTTATCTTTACCACAGCCTACGAGCAATATGCTATCGATGCCTTTAAATTTTCTGCCATAGATTATTTGCTCAAGCCGATTGACAGGGAAGATTTTGACAAAGCCATGCGGAAGGCTATCAAGAAGGTAGAACAAGCACAGCTCAATGAAAGGATCAACGTCTTGCTGGGCCATCTTTCGCCTGCAAATATTCCCAAGAAGATCGGCATTCCGTCGAGAGAGGGGTTTAGTTTCTTAGACATATCGGAAATTGTCAGATGTGAAGCCAATGTAAATTACACAGAGCTTTTCACCAAGGATGGGAAGAAACATACTGTTTCCAAGACACTGAAACATTTTGAAGAAATTTTAACCACTTATGGCTTTTTTAGGATACATAATTCTCATCTTATCAATTTAAGTTATGTCAAGGGCTATGCAAAAAGCGGATATGTAACCCTCATCGATAATTTGAAATTGGAAATTTCTGTCCGTAGAAAGGATGCTTTTATAAAAGCGTGTAATGGGTTTTTGAGCATTTGA
- the ald gene encoding alanine dehydrogenase yields the protein MIIGVPKEIKNNENRVALTPAGAKELVKRGHSVYVQHTAGEGSGFLDEAYAEAGAIILPTIEATYEIAEMIMKVKEPIEPEYKLIKEDQLLFTYFHFASYEPLTKAMVASKSVCLAYETVEKADRSLPLLVPMSEVAGRMAVQKGANYLEKPLQGRGILLGGVPGVLPAKVLILGGGIVGTQAAWMAAGLGADVTIMDVSLPRMRYLADVMPANVKTMMSNEYNVRKMIVNHDLIIGAVLIPGAKAPHLITRDMLKEMQPGTVLVDVAVDQGGCIETCKPTTHQDPTFIIDEVVHYCVANMPGAVPYTSTLALTNATLPYAIQLAEKGWKKAAQDNPDLIPGLNIIHGDIVYQAVAEAFDMDYTPVVKYLAD from the coding sequence ATGATTATAGGTGTTCCGAAGGAAATCAAAAACAACGAAAACCGTGTAGCCCTTACCCCTGCCGGTGCAAAAGAATTGGTAAAAAGAGGTCATTCTGTTTACGTTCAGCATACTGCCGGCGAAGGAAGTGGCTTTCTCGATGAAGCATATGCAGAAGCAGGTGCGATTATTCTTCCTACGATTGAAGCGACTTATGAAATCGCTGAAATGATTATGAAGGTAAAGGAACCTATAGAACCTGAATATAAATTGATTAAAGAAGATCAGCTGTTGTTCACCTATTTTCATTTTGCTTCTTACGAACCATTGACTAAGGCAATGGTAGCCAGTAAGTCGGTATGTCTCGCATATGAGACAGTAGAAAAAGCTGATAGAAGCCTGCCTCTTTTGGTTCCTATGTCTGAAGTAGCCGGAAGAATGGCAGTGCAGAAAGGGGCAAATTATTTGGAGAAGCCACTTCAGGGTAGAGGAATTCTTCTAGGAGGAGTGCCTGGTGTGCTTCCTGCCAAAGTTTTGATCCTTGGAGGAGGCATAGTCGGTACACAGGCCGCTTGGATGGCTGCCGGTCTGGGAGCAGATGTGACAATTATGGATGTATCTCTTCCAAGGATGAGATACCTCGCAGACGTGATGCCCGCCAACGTGAAGACTATGATGTCCAATGAATACAATGTGCGCAAAATGATCGTAAATCATGACCTGATCATCGGTGCTGTATTGATTCCCGGCGCAAAAGCTCCACACTTGATCACCCGGGATATGCTAAAAGAAATGCAGCCGGGAACAGTCCTAGTGGATGTGGCTGTCGATCAGGGTGGCTGTATCGAGACCTGCAAGCCTACGACGCATCAGGATCCTACTTTCATCATCGATGAGGTAGTCCACTATTGCGTAGCAAATATGCCGGGCGCTGTACCTTATACTTCTACGTTGGCTTTGACTAATGCCACACTTCCTTATGCCATTCAACTTGCAGAAAAAGGGTGGAAAAAGGCTGCTCAGGACAACCCTGACTTAATTCCCGGTCTGAATATAATCCACGGAGACATTGTCTACCAAGCAGTAGCAGAGGCTTTTGATATGGACTATACACCTGTGGTGAAATACCTCGCCGATTAA